The following DNA comes from Macaca thibetana thibetana isolate TM-01 chromosome 14, ASM2454274v1, whole genome shotgun sequence.
TGTACAATCACGTGGGCTTCTGTGAGGCTCATGTGACATAAGGTCTAGAAAACTTCTTAGTAAATGATAATAGAGCTGTGAATCTCTGAGGTGGACGTCCAGGAGGGAAACTACCTCCTAAGACAGAGCTTCCGTTAGacgtgagaacatgcagtatttggtttctgtCCCTGTTAGTTTGCTAAGTGTGATGGCttctgaatgatgagaacacacggacacgtAGAAGGGGACAatgcacactggggcctttcaggggGTGGatgatgggaggagggagaggatcaggaaaaataaccaatgggtactaggcttaatacctgggtgatgaaataatctgtacaacaaacccccatgacaagtttacctatgtaacaaacctgcacttttacccttgaacttaaaataaaagtaaaaaataaaagagcttcCAGAACTTCAGCTTTTGGTTTGTGAACTGCAGTTTCTGAGGAGGTGACCAGAGGGGCAAACTCCATGTCTAGTGGAGTCTCGGAGATGAGGGGAGGGATTTCTGCACCGCCAATCCTGCAGGGAATGTGGGGGCTTTCAGGTGCCCCTTGTTTTCAGGGAGGTAGAAAGCCAGTTAACTAGTCAGGGACTCAGAAGTCCTGAGAACTGGGAAAGGAAATCCCAGCACTTGTTGTGAGCTGGAAGCAGGAGCCATGAGCAGACCAGGACCTGAGAGGCAGAAATGCAGACGCCTTCCTGAGCACCTGCCAGACCCCGAGACTGTGGCTTCTGTGGCAGAGCCGCACACCCTCCAGGGTGTCTTTTCATGTTTCTCACTCCAGTTTCCACAGGGTTTGTATCCTCACTGGGATCTCGCAGAAAGTGATAATGCATTAGAGCCATGGGAGAGGCAAAAAGGCCCTGTCTTTACAAATGCTGGTTTTCACCCCCagtctccctttctcttcccacaGACTATCCAGATCTTGTGTGGCGTGATGGTGTTGAGCTTGGGAATCATGTTGGCATCTGCTTCCTTCTCTCCAAATTTTACCCAAGTGACTTCTACACTGTTGAACTCTGCTTACCCATTCATAGGACCCTTTTTTGTGAGTAGAGTTTCTGAGGAGGGCAGGATGGGGCGAAGACGGGAGGAAGATGCCAATAGCTTAGACTTTCCACCTGCCACCTTGCTATGTTTGATCTGCCAGGAGCAAGGAGTCAACAGTGAAGCTTGTTCTCCTGTGTGTGTAGTTCAGGGAGGATTGAGTACGGCAGGATGACAGGGGTTGCCTGATTTTAGATCAATTTCTTATCAGACAcaaataagcatttctttttaagattattgtatttttcagattATCATCTTGAGCTATCATGAAGCTAGTGACTTCTCTCcaggtttaggaaaaaaaaaaaaaaaaaaacccatgaattACAATAAAGTTGGGAAGgaacattttatacaaaaaaaaaatgagcatcaATGGAAGACATCATACACTCACAGAGAAACCACACTGTGATCCCCCCATGCTTGTGGGGATCATGGAGGAAGGAAACTTACATCTctgaacattttgaaaatatttttactgcatTGACTGATTCCCGCGTAAGGCTGAGCCGATAGCTATGCCCAGTGATTGACAGGAAATTCCTCTGAAATAGCTGCAAGTCTGGAGTTTCAAAAGAACTTAGTCCTTTTCTCAGAGAACTGCTTTCTCTTAGATGGAGGCTTTCTCATAGTTAAGCTTCCCTTTCATAGatgttttttccttcaacttcCTGCAATTTGgttgctatttgtttttcttacatttgTATATTTGATGCACCAAGAAGTCCACCTTTTTGTGTATCTTgtccatttttcttctcttattaaCTAAAGTTACACTTGGATTTGGACTTCATTGGTTTTCCCCAAATGacctttttctgttccaagatccATGCCAGGCTACTGTATTACACTACATTACATTTTGTCATGATGTCTCCTCAGGCTCCTCTAGGCTGTCTcagattttccttttccttgagGACTCTGATAGTTTTGGCTAGTGCTGGCTGAGATTTTTATAGAATGTTCCTAAATTTGGGTTTatcggtgttttttttttttttttttttttgatgtttagAGTGTGGTGATGAATTTTTGGGTGATGATGACAAGGTAAAGCACCATTTTCATCAAGTCGTATCAAGGGTCATGCTACCAATATAATGTCACTGACACAATTAATATTGATCATGTGTTTGGGGTAGTATTTTCCAGGTTTCTCCTCTGTTaaattagtactttttttttttttttaaccattgcgTTCATGTCCTTCCCTAGAGAACATCTTACACCAAAACTgtcttattttgttaaaaaaacaaaacttctttcCTGGCTTTTAAggtcttttttttgtttagtgggatactttttgtttattaggatatatttctgttatcttttttttctgatgctaTCTGAATGTTATATGGACAAAGGGACAAATATATGTCTTTAAATGGAACTTACCTCATTGATCACTGGTTTCTCAAGGCTTTTCCCATGACAGTTTTCTATAAACATTTTGATAGTGACATTGCAGTTACTCTGTACATGGAAAGTGACctgacctttttctcttttatcttagTTTATCATTTCTGGCTCTCTATCAATTGCCACAGAGAAAAAGTTAACCAAGCTTTTGGTGAGTATAAGAACTGTAACCCACAACCCAATGGATCAAAATAAAACTTAGACAGAACTCGTTAAGGCCAGTCTTTCTACTTTGAAAAGTTGAAAACTCAGTTCCAGAGCAGACAGTTGTTAGAGTTAGGAGCCGGGCCTGGATCCTCTGTATCCTTGTTCAGAGCACATTTATCCAATTATTGTACCCTACATCAAAGTCTGCATTCAGAGAATTATAATATTCCCTCTGCCCATGACGAAGAATCTATCACAGAGAAATTGTGCCTGTTTATGATGTCCTTTCGGTGACAATTAGCCTTCAAATTCAGGTTTTCAGTGGCAAGGAAGCTGACAGTGTTATAAAGAGGTCTATTGGTTGGGGTCCACTCTTTAAGCCCAGGTGTTACAACCCTTGAAAAACAATGAGTCAAAGTTTTGTTCATGTGAGGTATCCAAAGTAGACACAGAGGCTGCTATAGTATACTACATTACATTTAGGCATGATGTCTCCTCAGGTTTCTTTAGACTGTCTCAGATTTTCCTTCTCCCTGAGGACTTCAGTCGTTTTGGGTAGTGCTGGCTGAGTGTAGTCTTTCATCTATCTCACCAGAagaataatacttttattttgtttgagtaTAAATTCTTGCACCCTAAAAAGTTGTCCCTAGTCATTTGTGTTggctaagaaaagaaaataaaaagctttacCAGGCTTTAACCCTTATTCCAGCAAAAACTAGAGTTGGAAGTGGCAAGGAGATAAAGGCTGGATTATAGGGAGAATCTTCTCTTGTCTCTAAAGTTTCGTTAAGTCTTCACTCAATCCATTATCCCTCAAGGGGCTGATGTGAGAGAACGTCATATGATGCAATTGCACCAAAACTCAATTTAGAAGCTCTGGCTACAAAAATCTCCCAAAGTCAGCAAGGAAGTGAGAAAGAGTGCCCAGAAAAATGCCAATTCTTTTTCTCATCAGTATTTAGAGATTATTATTTGGACCCCGCAGTTAGACTCTGAACTACTAACTAGATCTGTGCTGTTTAATTTAACTTTCTATGATGATGGAAATGCAATGTAACTTTCTATGATGATGGAAATGCACTACAGCTGCACTGTACAACATAGCAGTCACATGGGGCTGTCGATGATGTGAAATACAAATGGTGCAACCGAATAaaaatttctcttaattttactttaaatatagaTAGTCCATGTGGCTATTGGCAACCACACTGAGTAGCCTGGCACAAACTTTTAGTGCTTTCAAACTTTCAGGAGGAAATAGATGGGCCTTTTACTCCAGAGAACAATCCCACAGTGAACATGCAGGAAGCTCAAGGATGCAGGATGTGGTCTCGGGGTGGGCTCACACTCACCAGAAACATTGAGGCTTTAGTGAGTTCTGCTCTTGTCACACATTGTACCAGCCCTTTTTGAGACTGAAGAAGAGTGCCATCTCGAGACAAATCTAGCTTATTCTAAGAAATATATACTCTAGGCATCAAGACTACTACTGGCTACCAGGAGGCCCAGGAGTATACTCTTTAGTCATTATGTTGGGAAATTGGGGTCCCAGAGCATCAACTGGTGAGTTTCTAAAAAAAGAAGTGCCCATGTGGGATTAAGTAACCCTTTACTGTACAGCTGTGGGGTGTGCCCTGGAGCCTACCTACCTGTAACTATAGCTTTCAGAATGCTCTTAGCTCAATTCTCTTTTCTGTGTGAGTTGGAGTAAAGGAAGTCACTTCTGAGGTCAGTTTATTTACTCCCTTCACTTCATAAATGTAGAAATGAGAACCAGAGTGGGAAATAAAACCAAGGAACTGATTACCCAAGGGAATAAGCCAAGGCAAGTCTAGTACTGTGACCTCAATATTCTGACCTCCAGTTCAGACCTTTTTCTTATACCTCCCACTGCCTCCCACACATTACACCATCCTTGGGCTGCACCTAGACCTCTGCCCACAGTCACCCCATGCTGCGCTCAGTGTGGCCAACCGTATGCCTGCCCAGGTTCCAGGGCCTGCCTGAGACTAAGAACTACCCCCTCACTCATCTCTGAGAGGTGTGCTTTTGAGAGAGGCAATGGGCATGCAAGAGtgaactattaggttggtgcaaacataattgtgGCTTTACAgcaaaaatcgcaattacttttgcaccatgCTAATACATAATCTGCCTTTTCCGTGTAGCTGATGCTTCCACCAGGGGTTTTTGAGTTGAGTGAGAGAGAAACTGCATCTAGTTCATTGCCACCTTTGCTTTGGGTCACGCTCTCTTGGTAATGTTGCAGGGAAAGCCTCATGAAGGCCCTGCTATCTGTCCTGGGGAAAGAATTTAGGAGAGTAACATTCTCTACCACACCACTGAGATCCTGCTTAAGGGGAACCAGTTCATATGTTCATTCGTTCAGCCAAGATGTACCTCGGAGATTGAGAGATTTTTGCTGTACACTGGAGAGGCATACAGCAGTAAATGATTAATCCCAGACCTCCTGAGGGGATAAGGGAATAACTTACAATTTAATGGCAAAGACATATAAGAGATTCATGGGTCATTAGCAATGATCCTTACCTAGCATTTTTCTTTCAGGTGCATAGCAGCCTGGTTGGAAGCATTCTGAGTGCTCTCTCTGCCCTGGTGGGTTTCATTATCCTGTCTGTCGAACTGGCTGCCTTAAATCCTGCTTCCCTGCAGTGTGAGTTGGACAAAAATAATATACCAACCAGAAGTTATGTTTCTTACTATTATCACGATTCACTTTATACCATGGACTGCTATACAGTCAAAGCCAGTCTGGCTGTAAGTATTTTAGATGGGATGTTCTAATTTTATGAAGTATTCAAAAGCCTGGATTTCTTGTTATTCCTTCTTTTGAAAATCTCTCTATTGGTTCTGGTTTGGGCATCTGGGGGAAGGTCAGGATTATGTAAATCAAAGGGGACTACATGGATGAGACTAAGGCGATTACATATAATAGGGTGgaattgaaaatgttaaataaggttgatgatgaaaaaataaaacttattgtTTGTAGAGGTTCTTAATTATTAAACTAATCCAATTTTGGAAGCATAAATTATGAGTTTATCAAACTGAGAATTTTGGTACATGGAGTGGTGAATTAAGAATGGAAACAGAGCAGAAAGTCCAGGAGATCAGAATATGCCAACAAGGAAAcccagtatgtgtgtgtggtaaggAGTGAATTTGGTTTGAGAAGACATCAGATTCAGtactaagaaaaagagaataggAAATATGGGGATAGAAGATAAGGGCTGCTTCTTCTGATATCACAATAATGAATACTACTGATCAGGTGAGAATGCAATATTATTGTTGCTTTTTGTTATAGCTGAAAGAAGTATGATATATTAAATCAGGAGATAAGAAATATAGGGAGATGGAGAGTGTAATTGAGAATGATTGCGGGAGAATTCTATctctttggaagaagaaaaacaacgaAGTTTGGCTAACAGAAATAATATGTCTGCAGTTGAAAGATTAAGGGGCATGTGCACAGTCAGCAACACAttgagaaaaaaacagacaacataAGAGTAAAgagatggctgggcgcagtggctcatgcctgtaataccagcactttgggaggccatggtgcatggatcacgaggtcaggtgttcaagacaaacctggccaagatggtgaaaccctgcctctactaaaaatacaaaaatcagccgggcgtggtggcgggcacctgtaatcccagctacttgggaggctgaggcagagaattgcttgagcctgggaggcggaggttgcagtgaactgagatcgtgccactgcactccagcctgggtgacagagcgagaatccatgtcaaaaaaaaaaaaaagagtaaagagatTGCAGTATATTTGTTGTCCTGCAATCATAAAAATGAGATAAGCCAGGAGCTCAACTGGAAGATGGACAGATAGAAAGGTCTGAAGAAAGTCATGTTTGTACAGCACTCACTATGAAGAGGGCCTTGCTCCCAAGGTAACGGTATAATGAGAAAAAGTACAAGTAAATCAGGCTGACAGTAAATAGTACAGATTAACACTGGGCGCAGCCAATTCCACCTTGGGAAAAATTCTGAAGAGAAATTTCAGAGAAATTTGTTAGTGAAAAAGTATAAATTCATGATACATTGGAAATAAGAGAGATTCTGTTGAGCTTGCTTGCTGGAACAATTTCTaggtaaaggaaaaaagttatatttatatcttCTCTTTAACTGTATGTAAATATCACAAACCAAAAGTTCATGTGATCAAATTATCTCCCTTTATTATCAGATGGTCAGTTCTGCACAAAGAATGTCTCAAGACAGAAATGGTAGAACCCCTCCTTGTGAGTTGCTAGTGGTGATTAGCAATTCTGGCAGTTTACGACCTTCATGGATTTTTTCTAAGCCTTCCAGCCACACACAAAAAGGCACaaacataaaaaacaacaaagaaaccaCAAGAAAGATCAAGAAGAAATCCAAAGGGGTTCAAATACATAGACAGGGATGTCAATACTGAATTTTACAAAGGACTTGCACAGTCAAAGCCTCCTTGATCCTTACAAATCTCTGAGAAAGAAATGTTAGTAGGCATGTTTGATacatgaggaaacagagaaagagagagacttgtCCAAGCTTACACAGCTACTAAGCAGTAAAGGTGAGACTGGAACGGAGCTGCTGATTCTCAGTCCTGGGAGTTATTACACCACTCTGCTTTCTTGCCAAGTAAACAATGTCATCAGAACTATCGATGTCTCCGAGAAGAAATAAGTGTATGAAGTAGATTAGTTGATTTAGTTACTATtcatctccctttctcctctcaaGGAAATGAATGAGTTAAGGGGTTGAATTAAGACAATTGTGAGGTGTGGGAGgagctgttttattttcctgatggTGTCCTTTCTTTGTTCTCTAATGGTTGAGGAGGTCTTCATCTCTATGGTCACCTCTCAACTAGGCATGAAGGCTTCAGCTGACCTAAGCACCACCAATCTTTTATTTCCTGACTTTCAGGGACCTCTGTCTCTGATGCTGATTTGCACTCTGCTGGAATTCTGCCTAGCTGTGCTCACTGCTGTGCTGTGGTGGAAACAGGCTTACTCTGACTTCCCTGGGGTGAGTGTGCTGGCCAGCCTCTCTTAATCTTGCCTGGTGTATCTTATCTCTGCACTGTGTTGAGCTATGTCACCAAGAATGACAGAAGGAACAACCAGCCAGACATGAGATACACATGGGAGGGCGTTTTCATGGTGatggaagacagagaagaaaagcagaTGGCAATTGAGTAGCTGACAAGCTGAGAGTTCACTGGATATGAAAATAGTTCAAATGAGAAATCAACTGGTTCAATCTTCCCATTTTGTCAATGAAGGGAATGAGACTCTGGGAAGTTAAATGACTCACCTGGCATTATGCTATGAGTTTGTGCCTGTGCTGAGGGCACTAGAACCGGGCTTGCCTCCCTTCTAAGCAGAAACAATTTCTGCCACAACCACTGATCTCTCTAATAGTATTGACTTGGTAAAGGGCATTTACACATGTAACTGGATCCAGTGAATGTCTTATGCTCTGCTTTTGCTCCTGgtgattttaaattctttttcctttttaaaagacatattaaATATGTACTGTTGAATCAAATTCCAAGGGATACCGCCCCTATGGACTTATGGCTTTCTTTAACTGTATTAAAAAGCCTTGATTTATCCAAAATTGTATTATAGAGTGTAGAATGAATACTAGATTGATAAGTTGCAATTATTTGAAGAACCTGGTGATATGCTCTACTTATCTTGGATTAGCTAAGAACTATGTATACAGTTGGAAAAATGGCATATATACATCTGTCTTGAACCTAATTGAAGTCTGAAGACCTAACATACTTTGTTTCTTCTAGAGTGTGCTTTTCCTGCCTCACAGTTACATCGATAATTCTGGTATGTCCTCAAAGATGACTCATGGCCCTGGATATGAAGAACTATTGACTTcttaagaaaaaagggagaaatattaATCAGAAAGTTGATTCTTATGATAATACGGAAAAGTTAACCGTTATAAAAAAGCAAAGCTTGAGTTTCCTAAATGTAAGCCTTTAAAGTAATGAACATTAAAACCAAACATTATTTCACTATCATTTAAGATATGTGTTCATTGGGGAATCTCTTGATTTGCCTGACATTGACTTCAGCAAAAGCAAAGAGCTGTAAATTACCATTTACTAGACTAGCCAAATAGTCTGAATTTCCAGAAAACTAGGCAGAATGATCATTCCCAGAAACATTTCCCGGAAAATGTTTCCCAGAAAACTAGGCAGAATGATCATTCAATGGATCACAGTGAAGCAAAGGGCACAACCTTTTATTTTACCCCTTAATTGTCAACAGTCAACAGGAGTTAACTGACTTCTTGTGGTGCTCAGACTCTTTTATACTGGTGCCAATGTTTTATCCCATGGATTTTACTCATTAGTGTGTAAAGGCAAGCCCCATACAATGAAGTCTCAGGGTCCATGAAAGTAGCTGgcttcaaaataaaatctttgagtgcatattttgttttgatacttattttgttgtttttcctttaaacacAGAACAAGTCAACAATGACAGGAATAAACCCAAATTTGAACTCCATTTTCTCCCCCCCAAATATTTAAGCAAAACTAATGAGCAAACAAAAACTAACCAGGAATACTTATTTGTTATGAAGCAAAGACCTGTTGatacttattttcttattgcaAGAAAGACCAATTGTGTAGAAATGTTAAGTCTCAGCATGTgtgcgcacacatacacacacacacacacgtagaaaGTATTTCAATTTTACATGAGCTCCATTTCGTTGAAAGAACTGGTCATGTTTCTCTTGCTTTTACCCACTGTAGCAGGGGTCATACCCGCTGTATCAGATATCCTGATACTCAGAcagcttttctgcttttttcccaGTCTGAAACTGGACTGTCAGATTCTTTGATTTTAGCTTTATCTTCAAACTCTCGTTCATTATATCTTCTCCTTGTCCATTGCACCCCCCACTGACACAcaccatttcttttgtttttttttttttttgttttgtttttgtttttgtttttgttttgtgagactgagtctggctctgtcgcccaggctggagtgcagtggccggatctcagctcactgcaagctccgcctcccgggtttacgccattctcctgcctcagcctccggagtagctgggaccacaggcgcccgccacctcgcccggctagttttttgtattttttagtagagacggggtttcaccgtgttagccagaatggtctcgatctcctgaccttgtgatccgcccgtctcagcctcccaaagtgctgggattacaggcttgagccaccgcgcccagcttcttttgtttatttacctATTGTGGACATTCAGCTTTTATTGACACTTATTGGATACAAGACACTATGTCAAATAAGAGAAACAGAGATGACAATGAAATTAGGGATGTATACCGGGCACTAATTATTATTTGAACACAGAATAAAGCAAACTTCTTCTGCCTAAAAGAATGTAGGGGAtaaacaggtgtgtgtgtgtgtgagagagagagtccTTCCTTTGAAAATCCACCTCCCCCATATCAATCACATGGTGCCACCTTCTGCCACAGGAGAGGACTATAACCCAGAGTCCACAATTGGTGTATTCATCTACTGTATTCacactccagctttgttcctcaCCCCCTGCCACCATGTCTTCACCACCACCACAGGACTCTGGATACCAGAAGTCTTACTGATTACCCAGTCAAACTTCTGGTCTTCAAAGTTCCCCCTGGGTCTCTCTTCAGCTTTGACTTGTTTATCAGAAAAGGCATCCAGTCCTTTAGGCAACACTCAAAACCACTTTTTATCCTAGGCTCAGCCTCACTGCTATGTCAGTCACTGATATCTTTTCTTTCAAGTAGCAATGCCCCTTTAGCCCAAGTCAAGTAAGAATGATGCCTACCTTGAGACAGAAGATGTATTGAGATAACCTTTGTAAAGCAGTTACCATTATAGCAGACACATGAAAGATGCTCAGTGAACTTGAGTTTTATTGTGTGTTTACTTCCCTTTGCTTTTCACTTCCATAGTCcaactttctttccctttcactCCCATTCTCTATGTCTAAAATTAACTTCAACCCCAATACATCACTGGGATTTGGAACCTAATTATACTCATCAAATCTTTCATTTCTTCAAGAAAGTctgggacaggcacagtggctcatgcctgtaaccccagcactttgggagattgaggcaggcagattgcttgagtccaggagcttgagacgaGCCTGGGGACCATGACCAAACCCtaaatctacaaaaagaaaaaaaaatcagccaggtgtggtgacacatgcctgtagtcccagctactcaagaggctgaggcaggaaaatcacctgaaactgagaggttgaggctcattgagccatgatcttgccactgcactctagcctggtggaCGGAGCgagaccttgaaaaaaaaaaaagaaaggaaaaaaagagagaaagttgtAGAATGCTCTAAATAAGGTAACTCAGACTGTGTAGGAAAcatgttttctcttccctttgcaGGAGAAAGATTTTAGAATTATTGGCCTTTCCCAATTTCTGTACAATTGACTCTACTGACACCTTGTGGTGATAATGAGGAACAACTTTCCTcccaagagaaatagaaaaaggcaAACCAAGGTATCTAGAATTCACTGGAGGTAGCTAATTTGACCATAGGAAATCACACTTGCCACCTTTGTCCTTTACAGTGTCTCCACATGTCATCAGTGAGGAGAAactatgcatttttcaaaaattctttattattataaggAAAGTGGCTGTGCTTAAGTCACGAGTAGGCCAAGGTAGACATCCATTATGGTATGACACAGCAGGTTTGGAGCGCAGGTGCACAACCCCATGCATTATGTAGCTGTTTAATATAACCTGTTTGTGTGAGCTCATACCTGGCTTTGAGCCACTATGTCAGTGACTAATGTAACTGCACTGCTGACCCTGTACGACAGGAGAGAGAATAAAGCCATGTCCCAAATGCCTACAATCCAAGTGTTCTTTCAGCTACCCACCACCTGTCCACCACCTCCCCTCAGAACCCAGCTGAGGTTGGAACCTGTCAATTGGCATAGTCAGTAGGATCCCAAGATGAATGAGCCCTCAGCCTCAATGATCCCAGGTCAGCCATGTAGCCCCAGCATGGGTTGTGGTACCTGGTAGCAGTCGTGCTGCTAGGATGGGCCTTGGAGGAAACATTGACGGTGGTGGACAGGTCCCCTGTGAGCATGGAGAAGGCACTGAAGTACCTGGAAGCACAGAGCAATCAGAGGACAATGCCTTTGCTGGCAGAGTTCAATGGGTGTTTTTGACTGTACTATGGTAAGTGCACACTCAGTCCCTGCAGGGTGCAGCAAAGGTAGGGAACCTCCAGGCACAAACAGAACACCTGGAGGCCCAGATACACAGCTTGGAATGAGAATTAGAGGCTGCCATTACTGTGGGCTTGGGCCCACCATCGTGGTCAGAGACGCCTGCTCAGTCTGATACTGAGGAAGAAGAATGTCAGTTGCAGGTTTGCCCAGTGGTCCATCAGAAAATAGAGCAGGAACAGCCATTGGGGTCCCAGGGTTGGGCTCGGGGACCCCCTACCATGACAGAGCAGATGTCATATGGTGCCTATACCCCAATTATGTTGTGGGAATTAGATAAACAGTGTCAGCAGCACTCGGGGGAACCTCTACCTGCCTGGATGCCTCATCTCTGGGATGAGGGAGCCAACAGCATCATCTGCTCTGCCTCTGAAATGGAAAAATTGGCCTCCATTACGActcatccctccctccatcaGTGATTGCAGGTGATCAGGCAGTTAACACAAGGCAAGGCGACCACACCCTAATTGAATGGCTGATGGTGGCCATTTGAATGGTATGGGAAGATGCCAAAGAAATACCAGAAACTCTGAGTAAATGGCAGTCATAGCTAGATTTAGTGTAAGTAATTGAGGAGATGGGTTCAGGAGATGGGTTCAGGGTTCAGAATCTGGGTTCAAGACTCCATGGTgaactccagctactcgggatgctgaggcaggagaattgcttgaacctgtgaggtggaggttgcagtgagcaaagatcatgccattgcactccagcccgggtgacaaggtgagactccatctcaaaaaaaaaaaagaaaaaagaaaaaaaattaaatatccatgCTTAACCTCACTCTGATGTGTCTGCCTCCTAGCTTTCCATGTCGTGGGACAACGAACCTTGGGAATTACCCCAGACAATGATGCTACTACATTATGCTGGCCAAAAAGGTtatgggaggggagagaagaggaattGTATTGAGGATATTACTAGGAAGAATAAAAGGATCCCTGCGAACAGATTAACTTTTAAATAGTTCTCTTTGACAGTGAAAGGGTCTATTCAGGTGTTGTTACATTCTTGGTCTtacagaaaggcaaagaaaaaaaccaactatTCTTCTTGGTGGGTCTGGAATTTAGGCAGATAAAGGCACTTCAACTTCTTTGGGAGAGATGGTGGAAGCCCAGGGAAGGTCGGAAAGACCTTGAGCCTTCTTCAGTTCAGCATGTTAAAGTGCCACAATTTGAATTATTGGCTTCTGAGCTCCAACATTAACCAGAAAATCAGATTTTATTCAGTGAGCTCTAAACACCCTAAGAGCCATTAGAGAGGCAGTTAAGTATTCATGCTTCTGGAATCATACTGTAAAACACAAATCTTGATCTATAGCAAGGTCTTACAGTCTTTGAGGAAGGAAGTGTCAGCGGACAagtctttcaaaatgttttataattcatttatattatatatttttcttgttggTACCAGTGTGATAATGGCAAAAACAACGTAGACACTCCATTCAGAGGtgctagattttaaattttagctgTAATACTTATTAAAGAAAtcatctttggattttttttttttatagtttttaagaaTGAAACTCCCTTT
Coding sequences within:
- the MS4A6A gene encoding membrane-spanning 4-domains subfamily A member 6A isoform X1 — protein: MTSQPVPNETMIVLPSNVINFSQAEKPEPTNQGQDSLKKRLQAEVKVIGTIQILCGVMVLSLGIMLASASFSPNFTQVTSTLLNSAYPFIGPFFFIISGSLSIATEKKLTKLLVHSSLVGSILSALSALVGFIILSVELAALNPASLQCELDKNNIPTRSYVSYYYHDSLYTMDCYTVKASLAGPLSLMLICTLLEFCLAVLTAVLWWKQAYSDFPGSVLFLPHSYIDNSGMSSKMTHGPGYEELLTS
- the MS4A6A gene encoding membrane-spanning 4-domains subfamily A member 6A isoform X2 encodes the protein MTSQPVPNETMIVLPSNVINFSQAEKPEPTNQGQDSLKKRLQAEVKVIGTIQILCGVMVLSLGIMLASASFSPNFTQVTSTLLNSAYPFIGPFFFIISGSLSIATEKKLTKLLVHSSLVGSILSALSALVGFIILSVELAALNPASLQWTSVSDADLHSAGILPSCAHCCAVVETGLL